One genomic region from Amia ocellicauda isolate fAmiCal2 chromosome 4, fAmiCal2.hap1, whole genome shotgun sequence encodes:
- the rep15 gene encoding rab15 effector protein, translating to MGQTQAKPEAKTIMISDFKGMLKKTSQTDFTQHFSDSVKHASNRTREYLLFKDPENKFHPSDTVLNEIFLMTYISRSVHHQLTETFNCTMMTKKQEILLGADWVWAVIDKPSKNPKMQIAVQVFHLSEEEGEAPKRDHVEMLSEAMEMAKMESADKTKPEKMIEFCSSIGKDCYALFLFFGRKNDPANIYGVLSNNFQAAFGKGAKIDQAFIENFFKGSKNFITPAKMLQTIVNKEKQHEEPLTMVIKFT from the coding sequence ATGGGTCAAACACAGGCAAAACCTGAAGCCAAAACCATTATGATAAGTGACTTCAAAGGCATGCTGAAGAAAACAAGCCAAACCGACTTCACACAGCACTTCAGCGACAGCGTCAAGCACGCCTCAAACAGAACCAGAGAGTACCTCTTGTTTAAGGATCCAGAGAACAAATTCCACCCCAGTGACACTGTCCTGAATGAAATCTTCCTGATGACGTACATAAGTCGCAGCGTTCACCATCAGCTGACCGAAACCTTCAACTGCACCATGATGACCAAAAAGCAAGAGATCCTACTGGGAGCCGACTGGGTTTGGGCTGTCATAGACAAGCCCAGCAAGAACCCGAAGATGCAGATTGCAGTGCAGGTCTTTCACCTGTCCGAGGAAGAGGGCGAGGCCCCAAAAAGGGATCATGTGGAGATGTTATCTGAGGCTATGGAAATGGCCAAGATGGAGTCTGCTGACAAAACCAAGCCAGAGAAGATGATTGAATTTTGCTCTTCTATTGGCAAGGATTGTTATGCGCTCTTCCTTTTCTTCGGTCGTAAAAATGACCCAGCCAACATTTACGGGGTACTTAGCAACAACTTCCAGGCTGCCTTCGGGAAAGGTGCTAAAATCGACCAGGCCTTCATTGAGAATTTCTTCAAGGGGTCTAAGAACTTTATCACACCAGCCAAGATGCTGCAGACCATTGTCAACAAAGAAAAGCAGCATGAAGAGCCCCTTACAATGGTCATCAAGTTTACTTAA